The genome window AGATTGAAACAATTTATTTCTATATGCCTATTGGAGTTTCAATAGAAATATTTAAACCTCTGATAGATGCCTTCGAACTCTAAAAAATATAAGCGTAAATCGGATTTAACAAATATATATATAGATTGAAATGATCACATAATATTGGAGAAAATTTATGGAAAATTTTACAAAACCCCTCAAAATCGCAACCTTGGTTGTGAGAATACTTCTAGGTTTCATATTTACAGCATCATCAATTGTTGTATTATTTGATCTTGTTCCACAACCAGAACTCACAGGAACTATGAAAACATTCAATGATGGTATCAAGGCCTCTGGCTATCTCATGCCTTTAGTCAAGATAACAGAGTTAGTCTGCGGAATATCACTGCTAGTTGGTAGATTCGTTCCATTATCTTTGATAGTAATAGCTCCTGTGACTGTTAATATTCTAATGGTTCATATCTTTATTGATACTGAAGGATTACCTATTGCAGTTCTACTTACTCTTGGTAACTTATTTCTAGCATATGTTTATCGTGAAAAATACAAAGGTTTATTTGACTCAAAATGAATGAATTAGAGAATAAAGATATTAAGCCACCTCCACAATCTATCTGGAGCGCTCTAAAAGAGGCGATACGAGGATCAGAGGCAGATTATACAAAAATTAGCATCCGTAAGGCGATTTTTTTGTTATCTATTCCAATGATCCTTGAACTCGTTTTGGAATCGGTTTTCGCAGTAGCTGACATTTATTTCGTTGGTCACTTGGGAGCTTCTGCAGTTGCAACTGTCGGGTTAACCGAAACCTATCTCTTTCTTCTTTATTCTATTGCAATGGGCTTGTCGATGGCAGTAACTGCCATCGTCGCTCGAAGAATAGGTGAAGGTGATAGATCTAATGCCGGTGCGTCTGGTGTGCAGTCAATTATTGTAGCTATGGCTGCATCTCTTCCCTTTACTATTGGTGGGCTATTCTTTGCAAAAGAACTTCTGGCACTAATGGGCGGTGATGAATGGACCATCAACCATGGTTATGTATACGCTCAATGGATGTTAGGTGGCAATTCTGTTATAGTTTTATTATTTGTTATTAATGCAATTTTTCGTGGAGCTGGAGATGCAGCAATCGCGATGCGAGTTCTAACAATTTCGAATGCTTTGAATCTTATTTTAGATCCCTTACTGATTTTTGGATGGGGTCCAATTCCTGCAATGGGAATTGAAGGAGCAGCCATTGCGACCAATATTGGAAGAGGCATTGGTGTTATTGTCCAACTTTGGGTTCTATTTCAAGGTGGAAAACATATTCGAGTCTTGCGAGAACATTTGAAAATTGACTGGGAAATAATTTTTGGAATTCTTAAAACATCTGTTGGGGGAATCGCCCAGATGATTGTTGCAATGGCATCTTGGATTTTTATAATGCGAATACTTGCCGAATTTGGAAGTGCAACTGTTGCTGGAGCGACTATAGCTTTGAGAGTAATGATGTTCACGATGATGCCAGCCTGGGGAATGTCCAATGCAGCAGCCACTCTCGTTGGTCAAAATCTAGGTGCCAATCAACCTGATCGTGCAGAACGTTCGGTTTGGGTAACTGGATTTTGGAACATGGGATTCTTGGTGGGCGTTTCAATTTTCTACTTCTTATATAGTGATTCTTTAATAGGCATTTTTACTGATGATCCAAAGGTGATTGAAGTTGGTATGACATGGCTCAGAATAGTTTCCTACTCATATTTCGTATATGCTTGGTGGATGGTTGCAACCCAGGCATTCAATGGCGCAGGTGATACAATGACACCAACCAAAATCAATATCGTTTTTTTCTGGATATTTCAGATTCCACTAGCGTACTATATGTCACAGCATACTAATTTTGGTCATACGGGTGTTTTTTGGGCAATGATGTCCACTGAAACTTCGGTTGGGCTTTTTACTCTATGGCTATTTTCCCGCGGTGGCTGGAAAACTATGAAAGTATAGAAAAATTTTGAAATCTAACCTCCCATGCAGGGAGGTTAGTCTATTTTTATTTTTAAAATTTTGAAAAAGCAATCAGGCTACAAGTTGTTTTAAATACTGTCGTTCCTAATATATTTTCATATTTTTAAAACAATTGTCGTATTTTAATTTTTTTGTTGCTATCCTGCCGTCTTCGTCTATCTTAAGTTCCAAAATCAAAGAAGGTGAAAATTTTGAAAAAACTAACAATTTTATTTTTGGCTGGGTTCATAGCAACTAACTGTGTGATCTTGAATCCGCTAGGTTTACACTCGGATCGAGAAAAAGGAAGTGAAGCTTCTGGAAGAATTATTGATGCAGCGATAACAACCGATATCGTTAATACAGTTATTTTATCGGGCGGACGCGGTGTTGGAATCAGTATTCTGAGTTTGATTGCAGATGATATTGCTGGAATCGAAGACGATAAATACTATGTGTCTTCAACAGTTGATGAATGTATCGATGGTATCAGAGGATTCACAGGATTTCTACTTGGCTCCACAATCGCAAACGTTCTATCTTGCGGTGATCTAAAAACTGACGGAATTCTCTTGGGAGATCCATTACCAAGCATCTAATCAAAGTTATATTATTAAGTATTATAAAATCAGACTAATTATAATACTTAATAATCATTCTATTCTATATACTTTCATTTTCTTAATCATTTACGATTTTTTATTTTTTTTTGAACAAATCATTTTCTCAGATTGTCTATAAATAAAAGATTCAAGAGGGTAATTAAAAATGAAAAAAATACTAGTAACCTTAATGCTACTTTCAAGTTTCTCGCTATTTGCGATTGAAGATATAGAAAGAGTACTGATTCAAAAGGCGGAGACTCCAGAGCAGAAACAAGTCGTAAAAGAATATTTGTTAAAGATTGCTCAGGAGCATGAAGATCTTTCTAAAAGATATAAAAGAATGTCCGTTGCAACTAAGGGTGGTAAGGCTGTTTATCAATCCAACAAAAAAGCTGAAATGGAAGAATTAGCAGATAAATTTGCTGAAGATGCTAAGATCTACCGCGCAGAAGCAGAAAAATTAAAGTAAAAGAATTTAGAACAGAACTGTTGTAAATTACTTGGAACCTCACTTCGTTTCATAGATGAAGTGGGGTTTTTCTATGAATAAATTCAATTCCTTGAATTGCTCTTAGATATTCGCTGATTGAATCAATCACTCTTCGGAATCCAGAATATGAAAGTAGTACCGATTCCTTCAGCAGACTCAACCGAGATTCCACCTTTGTATGCTTGGATGATATCATTTACGAATGGTAGACCCAAGCCTGTACCTTTTTCGCCTTTGGTTCCATACGATGTTGTTTTATCTTCCGCATTAAAAATTCGATTTATAAAGACTTGTGGTATACCTATCCCAGTGTCGGACACCCGAAATTGAATTCGATCTTTTTCTTCAGTCATAAATACTTCGACTTTGTCACCTTCCCTGCAAAACTTTACAGAATTGGATATAAGATTGAAGAAAACTTCACCTAACAATATTTTATCGCTATTAATAAGTGATCCTTCTTGTATATGGTTGATCATGGATATTTTTTTATCATGAGCAATTCCCCATAATTTTTGAATTACCGTATCAACTTCTTTATGAACATCAATTCGAGAATAACTCAATGTGATTGAGCCAGACCTTAGTCGATTGAGATCCAAAAGTAAGCTTATCATTTCTAAAGAATGAGATGATGTGTTATACGCACTTTTTATGAATTCTAGTTTCTCAGAATCTTC of Leptospira sp. GIMC2001 contains these proteins:
- a CDS encoding DoxX family protein, which codes for MENFTKPLKIATLVVRILLGFIFTASSIVVLFDLVPQPELTGTMKTFNDGIKASGYLMPLVKITELVCGISLLVGRFVPLSLIVIAPVTVNILMVHIFIDTEGLPIAVLLTLGNLFLAYVYREKYKGLFDSK
- a CDS encoding MATE family efflux transporter, whose protein sequence is MNELENKDIKPPPQSIWSALKEAIRGSEADYTKISIRKAIFLLSIPMILELVLESVFAVADIYFVGHLGASAVATVGLTETYLFLLYSIAMGLSMAVTAIVARRIGEGDRSNAGASGVQSIIVAMAASLPFTIGGLFFAKELLALMGGDEWTINHGYVYAQWMLGGNSVIVLLFVINAIFRGAGDAAIAMRVLTISNALNLILDPLLIFGWGPIPAMGIEGAAIATNIGRGIGVIVQLWVLFQGGKHIRVLREHLKIDWEIIFGILKTSVGGIAQMIVAMASWIFIMRILAEFGSATVAGATIALRVMMFTMMPAWGMSNAAATLVGQNLGANQPDRAERSVWVTGFWNMGFLVGVSIFYFLYSDSLIGIFTDDPKVIEVGMTWLRIVSYSYFVYAWWMVATQAFNGAGDTMTPTKINIVFFWIFQIPLAYYMSQHTNFGHTGVFWAMMSTETSVGLFTLWLFSRGGWKTMKV
- a CDS encoding TIGR04452 family lipoprotein; the encoded protein is MKILKKLTILFLAGFIATNCVILNPLGLHSDREKGSEASGRIIDAAITTDIVNTVILSGGRGVGISILSLIADDIAGIEDDKYYVSSTVDECIDGIRGFTGFLLGSTIANVLSCGDLKTDGILLGDPLPSI
- a CDS encoding LIC_10421 family protein — encoded protein: MKKILVTLMLLSSFSLFAIEDIERVLIQKAETPEQKQVVKEYLLKIAQEHEDLSKRYKRMSVATKGGKAVYQSNKKAEMEELADKFAEDAKIYRAEAEKLK